From the Argopecten irradians isolate NY chromosome 13, Ai_NY, whole genome shotgun sequence genome, one window contains:
- the LOC138306554 gene encoding uncharacterized protein — protein sequence MEELGLEETSDGRIYQSLAKDGGPLQKPFLKSLKPLETDGIRIQNADGTVSNTCVFVIGGAADLPPRSLMCNTVQYNGKYECCKCLQPGETLKTSQRGNVHVFPFNVENPEGPSRTHEGILQDINTALVENKVKSVEFVDKRLHNIKPPNSISRVPRSIKEHLKHWKASELRSWLLYYSAPVLQDVLAVEYYQHFLLFVHAIYILIQDSVSTNDLSNANELLQHLCCLFAALYGERYMTCIIHQLLHLSRMVYDMGPLWVYSCFPFENANGVLMKLYHGTQSVDQQIARTISIMQFLPHLEIKHIKADTPEMEFIRELKGIPKRNDKHLQDDFYVVGATNHNRLQQEEIDCLMAHLGHFPFTYLTFHRIRVGNEIFHSRRYKRCSARNSFTIAYREDGTVQYGQIELYMQLHTYCHKHVIMSSQCGCPAQNVALVLTFNTILDNNSHGLLDLMDARDMQLEHIYALKVQNRKNIIPIQRIACKCVLVGLCDKTDIVFVCKMTNMCERD from the exons ATGGAAGAATTAGGTTTAGAAGAAACAAGCGATGGAAGAATTTATCAATCCCTAGCCAAGGATGGAGGACCACTTCAAA AACCATTTCTTAAAAGTTTAAAGCCCCTCGAAACTGATGGCATTAGGATTCAGAATGCAGATGGAACAGTGTCAAACACTTGTGTTTTTGTGATTGGTGGTGCAGCAGATTTACCACCTAGAAGCTTGATGTGCAACACTGTTCAATACAATGGGAAGTATGAGTGCTGCAAATGTTTACAGCCTGGAGAAACCCTCAAAACAAGTCAAAGAGGCAATGTTCACGTGTTTCCTTTCAATGTAGAAAATCCAGAGGGACCATCAAGAACTCATGAGGGAATCTTGCAGGATATAAACACTGCTCTTGTTGAGAATAAAGTT AAATCTGTAGAATTTGTAGATAAAAGACTGCACAATATTAAGCCACCAAATTCCATCAGCAGAGTACCACGATCAATTAAAGAGCATTTGAAACACTGGAAAGCTTCGGAACTTCGATCATGGCTTTTGTATTACTCTGCTCCTGTCTTGCAAGATGTACTGGCTGTCGAATACTACCAgcattttttgttatttgttcATGCTATATACATTCTTATTCAAGATAGTGTTTCAACAAATGATCTTTCAAACGCAAATGAACTGTTGCAGCATTTGTGTTGTCTCTTTGCAGCATTGTATGGTGAAAGATATATGACTTGTATTATACATCAACTGTTACATTTGTCAAGGATGGTTTATGATATGGGACCCCTTTGGGTTTATTCATGTTTTCCTTTTGAAAATGCAAATGGAgtcttaatgaaactttatcATGGAACACAATCTGTTGATCAGCAAATCGCAAGAACAATATCTATTATGCAGTTTTTGCCCCATTTAGAAATCAAGCATATAAAGGCAGACACACCAGAGATGGAGTTCATCAGAGAACTGAAAGGGATACCGAAAAGGAACGACAAACATCTACAAGATGATTTTTACGTTGTCGGGGCAACAAACCACAACAGGCTTCAGCAGGAAGAAATAGACTGTTTAATGGCACATCTAGGGCATTTTCCATTCACATATCTTACTTTTCATCGCATCCGAGTTGGGAATGAAATTTTCCACTCTAGAAGATACAAAAGATGTTCAGCACGAAATAGCTTCACAATTGCCTACAGAGAAGATGGCACTGTTCAGTATGGTCAAATAGAATTGTATATGCAACTCCATACGTATTGTCACAAGCATGTCATCATGTCATCACAGTGTGGATGCCCAGCCCAAAATGTTGCTCTTGTTTTAACCTTCAACACAATTTTGGACAACAATTCCCATGGCCTCCTGGATTTGATGGATGCACGAGACATGCAACTTGAACATATATACGCATTGAAAGTTCAAAACAGGAAAAATATTATACCCATTCAAAGAATTGCATGCAAATGTGTTCTAGTTGGATTATGTGACAAAACAGATATAGTTTTTGTTTGCAAAATGACAAACATGTGTGAACGTGACTAA
- the LOC138306358 gene encoding uncharacterized protein produces METDSYSKTEHAENSNLPQPAEDGAFISDEIISSHVPSPNKDISASSSDTDSGNENSYDIENSLCKYDDYSYMYDDVDDDDDDGGGGVPDGHRNEDIQNEGQIHEDSQNEGQTNENTNSQDEEQRKEDSQLDEEQRNESFQEENEQIHKKNCYTKIQI; encoded by the exons ATGGAAACTGACTCATATTCCAAGACAGAACATGCTGAAAATAGTAATCTGCCACAACCAGCTGAAGATGGTGCTTTTATTTCTGATG AAATCATATCGAGTCATGTGCCAAGCCCAAACAAAGACATCAGTGCTTCAAGCAGTGACACAGACAGTGGCAATGAGAATTCATATGACATAGAAAATTCACTCTGTAAATATGACGACTACTCATACATGTACGacgatgttgatgatgatgatgatgatggtggtggtggtgttccAGATGGACATAGAAATGAGGATATTCAGAATGAAGGACAGATACATGAGGATAGTCAGAATGAAGGACAGACAAATGAGAATACTAATAGTCAGGATGAAGAACAGAGAAAGGAGGATAGTCAGTTGGATGAAGAACAGAGAAATGAAAGTTTTCAGGAAGAAAATGAGCAGATTCACAAGAAGAATTGTTATACAAAGATACAAATTTAA